A section of the Telopea speciosissima isolate NSW1024214 ecotype Mountain lineage chromosome 3, Tspe_v1, whole genome shotgun sequence genome encodes:
- the LOC122655302 gene encoding secreted RxLR effector protein 161-like — protein sequence MEQERMKDIPYSSVVESLMYAMTCTRPNISYVVGLLGRYVSNLGIDHWAVAKKVMRYLRGTRECMLTYRASNQLEVVGCSDSDYAGCLDSRKSGYVFLLANGAISWKSKKQTCVFTSTTETEFMACFEVISMTIWLRNFILELRVVDTIMKPLRMY from the coding sequence ATGGAGCAAGAAAGGATGAAGGATATTCCCTATTCTTCTGTTGTAGAGAGCCTTATGTACGCCATGACTTGTACTCGTCCAAATATTAGCTATGTTGTTGGTTTGTTGGGTAGATATGTCAGTAATCTTGGAATAGATCACTGGGCAGTTGCAAAGAAGGTGATGCGTTATCTACGAGGAACAAGAGAATGCATGCTTACTTACAGAGCTTCTAATCAGTTGGAAGTGGTCGGATGTTCAGACTCTGATTATGCTGGATGCCTTGATAGTAGGAAATCAGGTTATGTCTTTTTACTTGCTAATGGGGCAATTTCTTGGAAATCCAAGAAACAGACTTGTGTCTTTACTTCTACCACGGAAACAGAGTTCATGGCATGCTTTGAGGTCATATCTATGACAATTTGGTTACGGAATTTTATCTTAGAGCTTCGAGTTGTTGACACCATCATGAAGCCGCTGAGAATGTACTGA
- the LOC122655303 gene encoding uncharacterized protein LOC122655303, with protein sequence MASSNSTGINGSLEELIYYLAVVNHDYCFRILKLADLTDNSTPIEKALHEKWTRSNHLCLLFIKKSIGKTIKGSTLESDDAKTYLASVEKRFASVGKSLVGTLMGKLVTMKYNGSSGIAHHICEMANLATQLQKLNQKMNELFLIEMILQSLPDKFEPFKIHRNTNDDDWDVNELQSKLIQEEQRLKQVSNFVAHKRKSGKNFKAAPKKKTVNS encoded by the exons ATGGCTTCGTCAAACTCCACCGGAATTAATGGTTCATTG GAGGAGTTGATTTACTACCTAGCTGTCGTTAATCATGACTATTGCTTCCGCATTCTGAAACTTGCTGATCTCACCGATAATAGTACACCAATTGAGAAAGCTCTTCATGAGAAGTGGACCCGATCGAACCATTTATGCCTCTTGTTCATTAAGAAGTCCATTGGCAAGACCATTAAAGGGTCGACCCTTGAGTCTGACGATGCAAAGACCTATCTGGCTTCTGTTGAAAAGCGGTTTGCTTCAGTAGGCAAGTCGCTTGTAGGCACTCTCATGGGCAAATTAGTGACCATGAAATACAATGGCAGCAGTGGCATAGCCCATCACATCTGTGAAATGGCAAACTTGGCTACACAACTACAAAAGTTGAACCAGAAGATGAATGAACTATTCCTTATTGAGATGATTCTGCAATCACTCCCTGATAAATTTGAACCATTCAAGATCCATCGTAATACGAATGATGATGATTGGGATGTAAATGAGCTTCAAAGTAAACTCATTCAGGAAGAGCAGAGATTGAAACAAGTGTCCAATTTTGTGGCACATAAAAGAAAGAGTGGAAAGAACTTTAAAGCTGCACCTAAGAAGAAGACAGTCAATTCATAG